Genomic window (Rathayibacter sp. VKM Ac-2760):
CGCGCGGGCCGCGTGATGGAGGTGCTCTCGGAGCACCAGTGCCAGGGCTGGCTCGAGGGCTACCTGCTCACCGGCCGGCACGGACTCTTCACCTGCTACGAGGCCTTCATCCACATCATCGACTCGATGTTCAACCAGCACGCGAAGTGGCTGGACGGCACGCGCGACATCGAGTGGCGCCGCCCGATCGCGAGCCTGAACTACCTGCTCTCCAGCCACGTCTGGCGCCAGGACCACAACGGCTTCAGTCACCAGGACCCCGGCTTCATCGACCACGTCGTGAACAAGAAGCCCGAGGTCGTCCGCATCTACCTGCCCTTCGACGCCAACACGCTGCTCTCCGTCTACGACCACTGCCTCCGCAGCGTCGACTACGTCAACGTCGTCGTCGCCGGCAAGCAGCCCTCCCCCGCCTGGCTCACGATGACGGAGGCGATCGCGCACTGCACCCGCGGCCTCGGCATCCTGGACTGGGCCAGCAACGAGCGGCACGGCGAGTCGCCGGACGTCGTGATGGCCTGCGCAGGCGACGTCCCGACGCTCGAGACCCTCGCCGCCGTCAGCATCCTCCGCAGGGAGCTGCCCGGCCTCGCGATCCGCACGGTCAACGTCGTCGACCTGATGCGGCTGATGTCCGAGTCGGAGCACCCGCACGGCCTCTCCGACCGCGAGTACGACGCCGTCTTCACCCCCGACCGCCCGGTGATCTTCGCGTACCACGGCTACCCGTGGCTGATCCACCGCCTGACCTACAAGCGCACCGGTCACGGCAACCTGCACGTCCGCGGCTACAAGGAGAACGGCACGACCACGACTGCGTTCGACATGGTCATGCTGAACGACCTCGACCGCTACTCGCTGGTGATGGACGTGATCGACCGCACGCCCGGCCTCGGCGCCCGGGCCGCGGGCCTCCGCCAGGAGATGCAGGACGCCCGCATCCGCGCCCGCGCCTACACCCGCGAGTACGGCGAGGACATCCCCGAGGTCGCGAACTGGACCTGGTCCGGCCCCCACCCCGGCAACGCCTCGGAGGCCACGGGCGGCGACAACGAGTAGCCCCGCCCCCACTCCCCGCGAGATGCCACTTGTGCGCGCGACACGCCGTGTCGAGCGCGCACAAGTGGCATCTCGCGGGAGGGGTCAGGCCGCCGCAGCCGTCAGGTAGTCGTCCCACTCGGGCTGGGTGCGCTCCGCGCCGCGGACGAGCCAGGAGCCGGCGCGCGGCATCCGCGGCACCGAGCGCAGCTGCCAGCCCATCTCGAGCGGAGTGCGATCGCTCTTGACGTTGTTGCAGCGGTGGCAGCAGGCGACGAGGTTCTCCCAGGTGTCGCGACCGCCGCGCGACTTCGGCTGGATGTGATCGATCGTGTTGGCGTGCTGACCGCAGTAGCCGCAGCGGTGGTTGTCGCGCCGCAGCACCCCGCGGCGCGAGACCGGCACGCTGCGCGAGCTCGGGATGCGGACGTAGCGCGTCAGCACGATGACCGAGGGCCGCACGTAGTCACCGGTCGCGCCGTGCACCGGGTGCTCCTCGTCGGCGACGATGATCATCGCCTTCTCGGTCATCAGCAGCACCAGCGCCCGCTTGAAGGACACCACAGCGAGCGGCTCGTAGCCGGCGTTGAGGACGAGTGTGCGCATCAGTGACCTCCGTGCTGTCGCACGCCGCCGCGGGCCGGCGTCGCGACCACGCAGAAGGGCGCCGTCGGATCGACGGCGCCCTTCGAGGCCGCGGCGCAGAGCCGCACGATGACGTGGTGCCGTAGCCGACTGTCGGAGGAGTCGACTTCGGCGCGCAGGAGCCCCGCGCGGATCGAGTCGGTGCGGACCGAGCCGGTGCGCCGCACGCGCGAACGCAGCCCCACGCAGTGGTGCCCGTTCCGCTCGGCCATTCCGGCACTCCGTCCCTCGACGAATCGATCCGCTCGCCACGCGAGCGGACTGAGGTTCAGATTAACCCTTCCCGCCCCGAACACCAGAGGAAGGCCGGGATTCGTCATCCGCAATTCACACGCCGACGCGTCCGGATCCCGCCCCGGCCGCACGACGCCCGAGAGCCCGCCCCGGAGTGGGACGGGCTCTCGGTCGAGCAGCGACGGCGGGCGTCAGCCGGAGATGCGCACGATCGTGTAGTCGGGCGTCCAGATCGGCTGCACGCGGACGCTCGCGCCGGCGTACGGGGCGTGCAGGATGTTGCCGTTGCCCGCGTAGAAGCCGTCGTGACCGGGCATGATCACCAGGTCGCCGGGCTGCGCCTCGGACAGCGGGATCTGCGTGCCCATGGCCGCCTGCCCCGCGGCCGAGTGCGGCATCGAGATGCCGTACTGCGCGAAGACGTACATCACGAGACCGGAGCAGTCGAAGCCGCTGGGGTCGGCCCCGCCGAAGACGTACGGCACGCCCTGGTACTGCAGCGCCGTGTTGAACACGGCCGACAGGCTGTAGCTCGTGCTCGGTGCGCTGGCGGCCAGCTCGCTCGCCGAGGCGCCCTCGTAGGAGTTGAAGCTCTCGGCGGTCTCGGCGCGAGCCTCCGCCACGTCGCTGGTGTCGACGACGGGCTCGACCACCGGCTCCGGCTCGGGCGGCGGCGGCGCGGCCTCGGCCGTGAAGCCGTCGCGCGCGATCGCGGCCTGGACGACTCCGCCGGCGACGGCGACGGTCTGAGCGTCACCCTGGCGCAGAAGGTCGGCCTGCGAGGCGGCGAACAGCCCGTCGCTCTCGGTGCCGGGCGAGAAGGCGTAGGCGGGCAGCGCCATCGTCGCGACGAGCGCGCCGGCGAATCCGACGATGGCGACCTTGCCGATCGTGCGGCCGCGGCTGCGCTTGCGGGGCGACCCGGCGGGCGTCGGGACGAAGTCCGTGACATCGGCCTGGCGCGAGGGCGCCGTCGGCACGGCCCGGCGGGCGACGGGCGCCTCGTCGGTGTAGCGGGCGCGGATCACGGGCGGCCGGTTCTCGAAGGAGGACGCGTTGCGGGGGCTGTCCGGGTGGGTGGAGCGGAACCGGTCGGGGGAACCGGCGGGGCTGGCGGGGTTCTGGGGCAAGGGGGAGGACCTCCGACGTCCCGTCAGCCCAGGCAGCTGTCCCGTCTCACGTGCGCGAAGCATCGGTGTTCACGGGGCCCGAGACGGGAAGGGACGTCGGACTCCGCGCCTCACGACCGCGGTTCGGGCGCAGGGCTCCCCAGAGCGTAAGCGACCGTTACCGATTTGTCACCATTCGGAGACCGGATCGTGTCCCGATCTCCGCCGCGGATGCTGTAGTGCGCGTGGAGCGGACGTTCAGCTGACGAGGAAGATGTGCGCAGCCACCTCGTTGGGGAGCTCGATGCCCGCCTCCGCGCCGTCGATGCGGACGAGCACGTAGCCGTTCAGCGCCGAGAACTCGCCCTCGGCTCCCGGCATGACGCCGGCCTGCTTGAGCTGCAGGAGCAGCTCCGGGTCGACCTGCGCGGGCTCGCCCAGCCGGCGCACCGTGCCGCGCTGCGGCTCGGCCGAGCCGGCCACGAAGCGGGGGATGCTGATCACACCGTCCGCGAAGCGCGACGCGGGCGTGTCGCCCAGCTCGTCGAGACCCGGGATCGGATTGCCGTAGGGCGACTCGGTCGGGTGGTCGAGCATCTCGAGGAGGCGGCGCTCGACCTGCTCGCTCATCACGTGCTCCCAGCGACAGGCCTCCTCGTGCACGAACTCCCAGTCGAGCTTGATGACGTCGTGCAGGAGGCGCTCGGCGAGGCGGTGCTTGCGCATGACGTGGATCGCCTTGCGGCGCCCGTCGCCGGTCAGCTCGAGGTGGCGGTCACCGGAGACGACGACGAGGCCGTCGCGCTCCATGCGGCCGACGGTCTGCGAGACGGTCGGGCCGGAGTGGCTGAGCCGCTCCGAGATGCGGGCCCGGAGGGGGACGATGTTCTCCTCCTCCAGCTCCAGGATGGTGCGCAGGTACATCTCGGTCGTGTCGATCAGATCCGTCATCTCAGCCTTCCCGTCTCAGCGCGCACAACCTTACTGGGCACCGTGTCCCGTCATCGGCGACGGGGCAGGGCGCAGGGCCTCCGATGGTCGAAGGCGGGGCGGGCCGGGAACCCTAGTATTAACGCATGCCGGACGTCACCATTCCTCGCGAGCTC
Coding sequences:
- a CDS encoding HNH endonuclease; translation: MRTLVLNAGYEPLAVVSFKRALVLLMTEKAMIIVADEEHPVHGATGDYVRPSVIVLTRYVRIPSSRSVPVSRRGVLRRDNHRCGYCGQHANTIDHIQPKSRGGRDTWENLVACCHRCNNVKSDRTPLEMGWQLRSVPRMPRAGSWLVRGAERTQPEWDDYLTAAAA
- a CDS encoding metal-dependent transcriptional regulator, coding for MTDLIDTTEMYLRTILELEEENIVPLRARISERLSHSGPTVSQTVGRMERDGLVVVSGDRHLELTGDGRRKAIHVMRKHRLAERLLHDVIKLDWEFVHEEACRWEHVMSEQVERRLLEMLDHPTESPYGNPIPGLDELGDTPASRFADGVISIPRFVAGSAEPQRGTVRRLGEPAQVDPELLLQLKQAGVMPGAEGEFSALNGYVLVRIDGAEAGIELPNEVAAHIFLVS
- a CDS encoding C40 family peptidase, translating into MPQNPASPAGSPDRFRSTHPDSPRNASSFENRPPVIRARYTDEAPVARRAVPTAPSRQADVTDFVPTPAGSPRKRSRGRTIGKVAIVGFAGALVATMALPAYAFSPGTESDGLFAASQADLLRQGDAQTVAVAGGVVQAAIARDGFTAEAAPPPPEPEPVVEPVVDTSDVAEARAETAESFNSYEGASASELAASAPSTSYSLSAVFNTALQYQGVPYVFGGADPSGFDCSGLVMYVFAQYGISMPHSAAGQAAMGTQIPLSEAQPGDLVIMPGHDGFYAGNGNILHAPYAGASVRVQPIWTPDYTIVRISG